In Brevibacillus brevis NBRC 100599, a single genomic region encodes these proteins:
- a CDS encoding ABC transporter ATP-binding protein, with product MSHVLEIRQLTKKFGDFVAVDNMSLNVREGEIFGFLGANGAGKSTTINMIASLLRVTKGEITLLGKNIDKHSKFAKMNIGIVPQDIAIYEDMTAYENVRFFAGLYGLRGSLLRERTEEALEFVGLGDKATSFPKNFSGGMKRRLNIACAIAHRPKLIIMDEPTVGIDPHSRNYILNSVRKLNDMGCTIIYTSHYMEEVEEICTRIAIVDHGKVIAEGSKEELKAIITDAKEIWIGVRADEPLNLEGIKAIPGVNAVLQEENTIKIVSKTEINNLNRIIQQFIKDQVEIRSVEEQAPNLETVFLTLTGRNLRD from the coding sequence GTGAGTCATGTATTGGAAATTCGTCAGTTAACGAAAAAATTCGGTGATTTCGTCGCCGTCGACAATATGTCTCTGAATGTGCGTGAAGGAGAAATCTTTGGTTTTTTGGGGGCCAACGGAGCGGGAAAGAGCACGACTATCAATATGATCGCCTCCCTGTTGCGCGTAACAAAGGGCGAGATTACCCTGCTGGGGAAAAATATTGATAAGCACAGCAAATTCGCCAAAATGAACATCGGCATCGTGCCACAAGATATCGCCATCTACGAGGATATGACTGCTTATGAAAATGTGAGGTTTTTTGCTGGTTTGTATGGACTGCGTGGATCACTGCTTCGCGAACGGACGGAAGAGGCGCTTGAATTCGTAGGCCTCGGTGACAAAGCTACTAGCTTTCCCAAAAATTTTTCTGGCGGGATGAAGCGTCGGTTAAACATCGCTTGTGCCATTGCCCATCGGCCGAAGCTGATCATCATGGACGAACCTACTGTCGGGATTGACCCTCATTCGCGCAATTATATCTTGAATTCGGTACGCAAGCTAAACGACATGGGCTGCACGATCATTTATACGAGCCATTACATGGAGGAAGTCGAAGAAATCTGCACGCGCATTGCCATTGTCGATCATGGAAAAGTCATCGCAGAAGGATCGAAAGAGGAGCTAAAAGCGATTATTACTGACGCAAAGGAAATTTGGATTGGGGTCAGAGCAGATGAACCATTAAACCTCGAAGGCATTAAGGCGATTCCTGGTGTGAATGCGGTGCTTCAAGAAGAGAATACGATCAAAATCGTATCGAAAACGGAGATCAACAACCTGAACCGGATCATTCAACAATTCATCAAGGATCAGGTAGAAATCCGCTCCGTTGAAGAGCAAGCGCCGAATCTGGAGACTGTGTTCTTGACCTTAACCGGTCGAAACTTGCGAGACTAG
- a CDS encoding ABC transporter permease: MNIWNIAVKEIKSSLREKRTFMFMLALPVILMLILGSALSNAFDDTRTVGDMRLLYKSNGTNAQMSTAWNSFIKALDDKGVKVAQASSGMDGQEEVRADRYTGYAVVSDAGIEFYGSSKNAIGSNILAGMLTVFADRYSLASAAYQVDPESGSAIVKGIEHRDDFIHETALNPNKKPGAIDYYAIAMTTMVALYSMFSASYLFTGERTNKTSTRLMAAPVSKGVIFTGKIIGSTFVNLFFVLVVFVVSKFVFQADWGNHYGMVILVLLTEVLLAVSLGLGISFLFKGEGVRSINNIFTQVASFVGGAYFPVDQSTGFFGLLSKFSPLHWANTGLMQIIYTDNTRGAWFAIAMNVSIATAFIIVSVITMRRREGAFV, translated from the coding sequence ATGAACATATGGAATATCGCTGTAAAAGAAATCAAGTCCAGCCTTCGCGAAAAAAGAACGTTTATGTTTATGCTAGCGCTTCCCGTCATCCTGATGCTGATATTAGGCTCCGCCCTTTCCAATGCATTCGACGATACGAGGACTGTAGGAGACATGCGCTTGCTGTATAAAAGCAACGGGACGAATGCGCAAATGTCTACGGCGTGGAACTCGTTTATCAAAGCATTGGATGATAAAGGAGTGAAGGTCGCGCAAGCAAGTTCAGGCATGGATGGGCAGGAGGAAGTTCGCGCGGATCGCTATACGGGGTACGCAGTCGTCAGCGATGCGGGGATTGAGTTTTATGGAAGCAGCAAGAATGCGATAGGAAGCAATATCCTCGCGGGGATGCTAACCGTTTTTGCAGATCGGTACTCGCTCGCATCTGCAGCTTATCAGGTAGATCCCGAATCTGGTTCGGCAATAGTCAAGGGTATCGAACACCGTGATGATTTTATTCATGAAACGGCCTTGAATCCGAATAAAAAACCGGGGGCAATCGACTATTACGCGATTGCGATGACGACCATGGTTGCGCTCTACTCGATGTTCTCTGCGAGTTATTTGTTCACCGGAGAGCGAACGAACAAAACATCCACACGATTAATGGCAGCACCTGTCAGCAAAGGTGTCATTTTTACTGGCAAAATTATCGGCAGTACGTTCGTTAATCTGTTCTTCGTGCTTGTCGTGTTCGTAGTCAGCAAGTTCGTGTTCCAAGCAGATTGGGGCAACCACTACGGAATGGTGATCCTCGTGCTTTTGACAGAGGTGCTGCTTGCGGTCAGCCTGGGTCTGGGGATCAGCTTTCTTTTCAAAGGCGAAGGGGTAAGGTCAATCAACAATATTTTTACGCAGGTCGCTTCCTTTGTAGGCGGTGCCTATTTTCCCGTCGATCAATCAACTGGTTTCTTCGGCCTCCTGTCCAAATTCTCTCCCCTTCACTGGGCGAATACAGGTCTGATGCAAATCATATACACAGACAATACGAGAGGCGCATGGTTTGCGATTGCGATGAATGTGAGCATCGCTACGGCGTTCATCATCGTTTCTGTTATCACGATGCGCAGACGGGAGGGTGCTTTCGTATGA
- a CDS encoding ABC transporter permease: MNEMLWLIRKTLMETFRSKKSWFTYLGLPIAGVLLSLTLYSNAGSGTIHVGIINHDGDQVITQDTIRFIERLESIKVTVIDEQTMREQIVSGELDSGIVFESGYAASVRKGAPAHLNMVSVKGEQVTAYVKAMLHSYIGNLAAIGKAAQADEAKFTKLYTAYHEQSYKLHTVTLQDTSNVTRMTNQSIGFLIMFMMFSAVNMSEIILKEKENRTFLRLLSSPMSARSYVFSNIIVNLFILLLQIIVTLLVMKNVFGIDAGVSYGQMILPLFVFALGAIALSLMTVAFAKSRAGAGAISNLIIVPSCLLAGCFFPMEIMPDTVRKISTFLPQHWLLDAVNKLQQGYSLGSLYLNIAILLAFATVFALIAIYRFGRNNDSRQFV; this comes from the coding sequence ATGAATGAAATGCTATGGCTAATTCGGAAAACGCTGATGGAGACGTTTCGGAGTAAAAAAAGCTGGTTCACTTACTTGGGTTTGCCGATCGCTGGGGTTCTACTGTCTCTTACCCTGTACAGCAATGCAGGTAGCGGCACGATCCATGTAGGAATAATCAATCATGACGGGGACCAGGTGATCACGCAGGACACGATCCGGTTTATCGAGAGATTGGAATCTATCAAAGTCACAGTCATCGACGAACAAACGATGCGTGAACAAATCGTTTCTGGTGAGCTGGATAGCGGAATTGTTTTCGAGTCAGGTTATGCTGCTAGTGTTCGAAAAGGAGCGCCGGCACACTTGAATATGGTATCCGTAAAGGGTGAACAGGTAACTGCCTACGTGAAGGCCATGCTGCATAGTTATATCGGCAATCTTGCCGCGATTGGAAAAGCAGCGCAGGCGGATGAGGCAAAGTTCACGAAGCTGTATACGGCCTACCACGAGCAAAGCTACAAGCTCCATACGGTAACGCTTCAAGACACATCAAATGTGACGCGCATGACGAATCAATCGATTGGATTCCTCATTATGTTCATGATGTTTTCTGCGGTGAACATGTCAGAGATCATTTTAAAAGAAAAAGAGAATCGCACCTTTTTGCGCCTCCTTTCTTCGCCGATGTCGGCCAGATCCTATGTATTCTCGAATATTATCGTCAACCTGTTTATTTTACTGCTGCAAATCATCGTGACCTTGCTCGTCATGAAAAACGTCTTCGGCATAGATGCAGGCGTCTCGTATGGTCAAATGATTCTGCCGTTGTTCGTGTTTGCGCTGGGCGCTATCGCCCTTTCTCTGATGACCGTTGCCTTTGCGAAGAGTAGAGCAGGTGCTGGAGCGATTTCCAACCTGATCATTGTACCGTCATGCCTCCTGGCCGGCTGTTTCTTTCCAATGGAAATCATGCCAGACACCGTGCGCAAAATTTCAACATTCTTGCCTCAGCATTGGTTGCTCGATGCGGTGAATAAGCTTCAACAAGGGTATAGCCTGGGGAGCTTGTATTTGAACATCGCTATTTTGCTCGCATTCGCTACGGTTTTTGCCTTGATCGCCATCTATCGGTTTGGGCGGAATAACGATAGTAGGCAGTTTGTGTGA
- a CDS encoding hybrid sensor histidine kinase/response regulator — MSKDDLTMIKQSNYNRSHLKALISKHLVILLLFLAFLLGLRTFWFSFHASPDHPQAIQGVLDMRGWDFENSPSISLDGEWEFYPDSFITHEDFKQSSNDERQYLQVPGNWSSAFSRASPSPYGYGTYRLRILVDQPLNQPYTLWVPQVEASSTVEVNGEIVARVGVPATTAEEYTPQKASFTATYIAGDAKVIEVLVRTANFHNQIEGGIVRSIYFGSQAAIDTERWYSIGFQMTTFLILLLHGLYAGILYVLNARHKEFLVFFLLLSCVGIKTVSDYDNLLLLWLPIDYTWSIKVEVLAYIWQPLLMILLVRSLSDQEEKEYSKPFRAYLSVLSLYSAVIILGTAQWVYILAGTPFLVIIYFGPLFLFIFKISRMLMYDKNDAVFLLIAATSILSNVIWSAIIEYKMIDIKYVYYPLDLIAALVSFSAYWFKRFFRNSEEKAKLTEQLKEADKLKDQFLAHTSHELRTPLHGILNIAQTVVNNEKHVMGDRSTQDMELLITISRRMSHLLDDLLDVVRLQDKHIVLQKKPLHIQSVVSGIISMLTYMVEGKSVQLKMDIPESIPPILADEKRLVQILFNLVHNALKFTEEGAVVVSAKSMDGQVAIYVSDTGIGMDEHTKARIFLPYEQGAQATNDGGGIGLGLAICAQLVELHDSELRVDSEPGKGSVFRFELPAVSTDEMKAAESQYVEQIDKSNQVTAINQMGQSEAPDILAVQQTAAHAFVERKANILAIDDDPVNLRVLDRMLSSSHYQITTCASPRDALDLLFTEQWDLLIIDVMMPHMSGYELTQRVREHFSVSELPILLLTARSQSEDVYTGYLSGANDYVCKPVDGMELKYRVWSLTTLKQTVDERLRMEAAYLQAQIHPHFLFNTLSSIMALSDIDTEKMRKLGDAFTAFLHISFDFLNTGKQVALSHELELVQAYLYIEKERFGGRLQIVWEVEPGIDLLIPPLTIQPLVENAINHGLLTQIEGGTLHIRIVRQKNATLFEVKDDGIGMEEATVRQILDLSKKERGGIGVSNTNRRLTQMYGKGLAITSKPGEGTTVSFVIPDQALTEKHRGEQA; from the coding sequence ATGTCGAAAGATGATCTTACTATGATAAAGCAAAGCAACTATAATCGGAGTCATTTAAAAGCACTCATAAGTAAGCATCTTGTGATTCTTCTCTTGTTTTTAGCATTTCTCCTAGGTCTTCGAACGTTTTGGTTTTCGTTTCATGCATCACCAGATCATCCGCAAGCGATTCAAGGGGTTCTTGATATGCGCGGGTGGGACTTTGAAAATTCCCCGTCCATTTCACTGGATGGGGAATGGGAGTTTTACCCTGATTCTTTCATCACGCATGAAGATTTCAAGCAATCATCGAATGACGAACGACAGTACCTTCAAGTACCTGGCAATTGGAGCAGCGCTTTTTCCAGGGCCTCTCCTTCACCGTATGGCTATGGTACATACCGTTTGCGGATTTTGGTCGATCAACCACTAAATCAGCCATACACCTTATGGGTTCCGCAAGTGGAAGCATCTTCTACCGTAGAGGTTAACGGAGAGATAGTAGCCAGAGTCGGAGTGCCTGCGACAACAGCGGAGGAGTACACGCCGCAGAAGGCATCCTTCACGGCTACGTACATTGCGGGTGATGCAAAGGTCATTGAAGTGCTTGTCCGAACGGCCAACTTTCATAATCAAATCGAAGGAGGCATCGTCAGATCGATTTACTTCGGGTCGCAGGCCGCTATTGACACCGAACGTTGGTATTCTATCGGCTTCCAGATGACAACCTTCCTCATCTTGTTGCTTCATGGCTTGTATGCCGGCATCCTGTACGTATTGAATGCCCGCCACAAAGAGTTTCTGGTGTTTTTTCTGTTACTTTCCTGCGTAGGGATAAAGACTGTTTCTGATTATGACAATCTGCTGTTACTTTGGCTCCCGATCGATTATACATGGTCGATCAAGGTAGAAGTGCTCGCTTACATATGGCAGCCTTTGCTGATGATATTATTGGTCAGGAGTCTATCTGATCAGGAAGAGAAAGAATACTCCAAGCCGTTTCGGGCATATCTTTCCGTGCTCAGTCTTTATTCAGCAGTCATCATACTGGGAACAGCACAATGGGTGTATATATTAGCTGGAACGCCATTTTTAGTCATTATTTATTTTGGTCCGTTATTCTTGTTTATTTTCAAAATCAGCCGCATGCTTATGTATGACAAGAATGACGCTGTGTTTTTGCTCATTGCTGCAACGAGTATTTTGTCCAATGTCATATGGTCCGCCATTATCGAATATAAAATGATCGATATCAAGTACGTGTATTATCCGCTCGACCTGATTGCTGCACTTGTCAGTTTTTCTGCTTACTGGTTCAAGCGATTCTTTCGCAATTCAGAGGAAAAAGCAAAGCTAACGGAGCAATTGAAAGAAGCTGACAAGCTCAAGGACCAGTTTCTCGCCCATACCTCGCACGAACTGAGGACGCCGTTGCATGGCATCTTGAATATCGCGCAAACTGTCGTCAACAATGAAAAGCATGTCATGGGTGACCGGAGCACGCAGGATATGGAGCTCTTAATCACGATCAGCCGCAGAATGTCGCATTTACTGGATGATTTGCTAGATGTCGTACGATTGCAGGACAAGCATATCGTGTTGCAGAAGAAGCCGTTGCATATTCAATCGGTTGTTTCCGGCATCATCAGCATGCTCACTTACATGGTAGAAGGCAAGTCTGTTCAACTGAAAATGGACATACCAGAGTCCATCCCGCCAATCTTGGCAGATGAGAAGCGGCTAGTCCAGATTCTGTTCAATCTTGTTCACAATGCACTGAAATTCACGGAAGAAGGAGCTGTCGTCGTTTCGGCTAAGAGCATGGACGGACAGGTGGCGATCTATGTATCCGATACAGGAATCGGGATGGATGAGCATACCAAGGCACGTATATTTTTGCCGTATGAGCAGGGAGCTCAAGCAACGAACGACGGCGGAGGAATTGGCCTCGGTCTTGCTATTTGTGCCCAGCTGGTAGAGCTGCATGATAGTGAGCTGAGAGTCGACTCTGAACCGGGCAAAGGTTCGGTATTTCGCTTCGAGCTGCCCGCGGTTAGTACAGATGAGATGAAAGCAGCAGAGAGCCAATATGTGGAGCAGATAGATAAGAGCAATCAAGTGACGGCTATCAATCAGATGGGGCAGAGTGAAGCTCCAGATATCTTGGCTGTTCAGCAAACGGCTGCGCATGCGTTTGTAGAAAGAAAGGCGAACATATTGGCGATCGATGACGACCCGGTTAACTTAAGGGTGCTGGACCGAATGCTCTCCTCCTCGCATTATCAAATCACTACGTGCGCATCGCCAAGAGACGCGCTCGATCTGCTTTTTACAGAGCAGTGGGATTTGCTTATTATCGATGTCATGATGCCCCATATGTCGGGCTATGAGCTGACGCAAAGGGTTAGGGAGCATTTCTCTGTTTCAGAGCTTCCGATCTTGCTCTTAACGGCGCGCAGCCAGTCTGAGGATGTATACACCGGGTATTTGTCTGGTGCGAATGACTATGTTTGCAAACCAGTCGATGGCATGGAGCTGAAATACCGCGTCTGGTCGTTGACGACACTCAAGCAAACCGTCGATGAACGACTGCGTATGGAGGCTGCCTACTTGCAGGCGCAGATTCACCCGCACTTCTTGTTCAACACACTTAGCTCGATTATGGCGTTGAGTGACATTGATACGGAGAAGATGCGTAAACTCGGGGATGCATTTACCGCCTTCTTGCATATCAGCTTTGACTTTTTGAATACAGGAAAACAAGTAGCACTCTCCCATGAGCTGGAGCTCGTCCAAGCGTATCTTTACATTGAAAAGGAACGATTTGGCGGGCGGTTACAGATCGTGTGGGAGGTTGAGCCTGGTATCGATCTTCTCATCCCGCCACTGACCATTCAGCCGTTAGTGGAGAATGCAATCAACCATGGTCTTCTTACCCAAATAGAGGGGGGAACTCTCCATATCCGCATCGTCCGGCAAAAGAACGCCACGCTTTTTGAGGTGAAGGATGACGGTATCGGGATGGAGGAAGCGACTGTGCGGCAAATTCTTGACCTGTCGAAGAAGGAAAGAGGCGGAATTGGCGTGTCCAACACGAATCGGAGACTGACGCAAATGTATGGGAAGGGCTTGGCCATCACGAGTAAGCCGGGGGAGGGAACGACGGTGTCGTTTGTGATACCGGATCAGGCGTTAACTGAAAAACATCGAGGTGAACAGGCATGA
- a CDS encoding DUF6933 domain-containing protein, producing MIAIQCTKKLAEELPVTLSDKEKMVSEPLYRWHAHIILLNRRKCVAVMNNVTRYNFIIYGLKKADFIRFDQIFLEKIAENLIADGIEQSLIQKYLHHASEATFTQTSDRSIISQLNDMILLARYDMDNNIRQIGEEELNQINRLSNQYPMSKLPQIFPRDAMQHALENLSMVNT from the coding sequence ATGATTGCCATCCAATGCACCAAAAAGCTTGCAGAGGAACTACCTGTAACATTATCCGATAAAGAGAAAATGGTTTCAGAGCCATTATACAGGTGGCATGCTCACATTATTTTACTGAATCGCAGGAAATGTGTAGCGGTGATGAATAATGTGACCAGGTACAATTTTATCATCTATGGGTTAAAGAAAGCGGACTTTATAAGATTCGATCAAATCTTTTTGGAAAAAATCGCTGAGAATCTAATTGCGGATGGCATAGAGCAATCGTTAATTCAGAAGTATTTGCACCATGCTAGTGAGGCTACTTTCACACAGACAAGTGACAGAAGCATTATTAGTCAACTAAACGACATGATTTTGCTGGCAAGATACGATATGGATAATAACATAAGGCAAATCGGTGAAGAGGAATTGAATCAAATCAATCGACTGTCGAATCAATATCCCATGTCTAAATTACCGCAAATATTTCCACGCGATGCGATGCAACACGCGTTAGAAAATTTATCGATGGTTAACACATAA
- a CDS encoding TetR/AcrR family transcriptional regulator translates to MAPKVSDEYKNKKKIELLQAAKRVFITKGYTRATMQDVMDEAGVSRGALYAYFDNLEHLYLELLQFKDQQDTQFFAPVAGEKSWQQIIKWVNKQQGEIEKIDQTLSKANSEFFLSLKDQQKQQSYPYITTRYEKLVDVLTAFFAHGTETGEFKPQLPPEVIARYLISVIDGLMLDTAHLGPEKTKVSVQMEALLFSLRAMLGPTQ, encoded by the coding sequence ATGGCCCCAAAAGTAAGCGACGAATACAAAAACAAAAAGAAAATCGAACTGCTACAAGCGGCAAAACGTGTGTTTATCACAAAAGGCTATACACGGGCCACCATGCAAGACGTCATGGACGAGGCAGGCGTATCACGAGGAGCCTTGTATGCCTACTTTGATAATCTGGAGCACTTATATTTAGAGCTGCTGCAATTCAAGGATCAACAGGATACACAATTTTTCGCGCCTGTTGCTGGCGAAAAGTCTTGGCAGCAAATCATCAAATGGGTGAACAAGCAACAGGGCGAGATCGAGAAAATCGATCAAACACTGTCCAAAGCCAACTCAGAGTTTTTCCTGTCACTGAAGGATCAGCAAAAGCAACAGAGCTATCCATACATCACGACTCGCTATGAAAAATTGGTCGACGTGTTGACAGCTTTCTTCGCGCATGGGACAGAGACAGGTGAGTTCAAGCCACAGCTACCACCTGAGGTGATCGCTCGCTATCTCATCTCGGTTATCGATGGACTGATGCTGGATACCGCGCATTTGGGCCCAGAGAAAACGAAGGTGTCTGTGCAGATGGAAGCACTGTTGTTTTCTTTGAGAGCGATGCTGGGACCGACTCAATAA
- a CDS encoding GNAT family N-acetyltransferase — protein MLFQTERIYLRKMTGEDVDVYHRWRNDEEIMRTTNPSMDVYTWEDTNGFVNQVILHASASKSYMIVDSQTNRPIGITSLIQIDLKNRNAECIIDIGEKEYWGKGYGREALKLLLDYAFLEMNLHRVSLRVFSFNEKAIKLYDRLGFKQEGISRQFLFREGKWHDLVHMGILQEEYIS, from the coding sequence ATGTTATTTCAAACAGAGAGAATTTATTTGAGAAAAATGACGGGGGAGGACGTGGACGTCTACCACAGGTGGAGAAATGACGAAGAAATCATGCGGACAACGAATCCGTCCATGGACGTCTATACGTGGGAAGATACGAACGGGTTTGTGAATCAGGTCATTCTGCATGCGAGCGCCTCGAAGAGCTACATGATCGTAGACAGCCAAACCAATCGACCGATCGGGATTACCTCTCTCATCCAAATCGACCTGAAAAACCGCAATGCGGAGTGCATCATCGATATTGGGGAGAAGGAGTATTGGGGAAAGGGGTATGGACGAGAAGCGCTGAAGCTGCTGCTGGATTATGCATTCTTGGAAATGAATCTGCATCGGGTATCGTTGCGTGTCTTTTCCTTTAACGAAAAAGCCATAAAGCTGTATGATAGGCTCGGATTCAAGCAAGAGGGGATTTCGCGGCAGTTTTTGTTTCGAGAAGGAAAATGGCATGATCTCGTGCACATGGGGATTTTGCAGGAGGAATATATCTCGTGA
- a CDS encoding DUF4179 domain-containing protein, with protein sequence MNCLTQRQLIAYMEDRLTPVNKRNVESHLDHCTHCQHQLEQWIDELHQTEETMWKNSLSPNMDQKIIQMLSPHPVRVLNPATPSHQPPAWKQRSITIMKRMTLAAAALTIVVSGGMLVSPTFSSYVHAAFTNSPIGKADPVAPVSNSFLQKLADKGIAQAAKNGFAQSVDVSATDQGLTFTVHEVVADPLRISIAASLKDKNGKALDSFMSEMVSRSNKEPLIIIKDKQGNILIPSKEKNAQYPNKQWDHSMFVDNGVMILDRELRSYFDDVNKVPDELIVEFNIKQLDDIKGNWKLSVPVDMKKAKAAMKTHEINKAYTTPQGLKLNVKQITFAPSGVEMVIDRALAANENNAYSYELVNDKGTAVAAWDSTAVIYEANKRSNVIRDVKWEHTHSTESGARDFHYFYPIDESQNLTFKLGSVYTEEAAALTAKLDTNRLEKKEVITAKDQGDQFTFKKYQKDPNAVVDFEGYDGHHRVNDDGTTTKLEGYDLAFEATLSPDTAAMGPYQYWTITDETGKKYEDIDYLINKTEYKNDRAIFEGTIFLKNLTTLPKQLIITTEKRMVEHKNVEWEVPIYAGK encoded by the coding sequence TTGAATTGCCTTACGCAAAGACAGCTGATCGCCTACATGGAAGATCGTTTAACGCCAGTGAACAAACGAAATGTCGAAAGTCATCTCGATCATTGCACACACTGCCAGCACCAGCTGGAGCAATGGATCGATGAGCTGCACCAAACAGAAGAAACGATGTGGAAAAACTCCCTCTCACCAAATATGGATCAAAAGATTATTCAGATGCTCTCCCCTCATCCCGTGAGAGTATTGAACCCTGCAACCCCTTCACATCAACCACCCGCGTGGAAACAAAGGAGTATCACGATCATGAAAAGAATGACGCTTGCCGCCGCTGCATTAACCATCGTCGTCTCGGGAGGAATGCTCGTCTCCCCGACCTTTTCCAGTTATGTCCATGCTGCTTTTACGAACAGCCCGATTGGCAAGGCTGATCCTGTAGCACCTGTGAGCAATAGCTTCCTGCAAAAATTAGCGGACAAAGGAATTGCTCAAGCAGCCAAGAATGGATTCGCGCAGTCCGTTGATGTAAGTGCGACCGATCAAGGCCTCACTTTTACCGTGCATGAAGTGGTGGCTGACCCGCTGCGTATTAGCATAGCAGCTTCTTTAAAAGACAAGAACGGCAAGGCATTAGACAGCTTTATGTCGGAAATGGTGAGTAGATCTAACAAAGAGCCACTTATCATCATCAAAGACAAACAAGGAAACATCCTTATACCCTCTAAGGAAAAAAATGCTCAATACCCCAATAAACAATGGGATCATTCCATGTTTGTCGATAATGGTGTTATGATCTTGGATCGCGAGCTGCGAAGCTATTTTGATGATGTAAACAAGGTGCCAGACGAGCTGATCGTAGAGTTTAACATTAAGCAACTAGATGACATCAAGGGGAACTGGAAGCTGTCCGTACCTGTCGATATGAAAAAAGCCAAAGCAGCAATGAAGACACATGAAATTAACAAAGCCTACACGACCCCACAAGGACTCAAGCTGAACGTCAAACAAATTACGTTTGCGCCAAGCGGAGTGGAGATGGTCATTGATCGAGCCCTTGCTGCTAACGAGAATAACGCATACAGCTATGAGCTGGTGAACGACAAGGGCACAGCGGTCGCTGCTTGGGATTCGACTGCGGTTATTTATGAAGCCAACAAAAGAAGTAATGTGATCAGGGATGTGAAATGGGAGCATACCCACTCCACCGAAAGTGGAGCAAGAGACTTCCATTACTTCTATCCCATTGACGAAAGCCAAAATCTCACCTTCAAGCTCGGATCTGTTTATACAGAGGAAGCGGCTGCTTTAACCGCGAAATTGGACACCAATCGCCTCGAAAAGAAAGAAGTCATTACAGCGAAAGACCAGGGAGATCAGTTTACTTTCAAAAAATATCAAAAGGATCCAAACGCAGTCGTTGATTTTGAAGGCTATGACGGCCATCACCGCGTGAACGACGATGGGACTACCACAAAATTGGAAGGCTACGATCTGGCATTCGAGGCAACTCTCTCTCCAGATACTGCCGCTATGGGTCCCTACCAATACTGGACCATTACAGACGAGACAGGGAAAAAGTACGAAGACATCGACTACTTAATCAATAAGACTGAGTATAAAAATGATCGGGCGATTTTTGAAGGAACGATCTTCTTAAAAAACCTCACAACCCTTCCAAAGCAATTGATCATTACTACCGAGAAACGAATGGTTGAACACAAAAATGTAGAGTGGGAAGTACCGATTTACGCCGGAAAATAA
- a CDS encoding RNA polymerase sigma factor — MQDDREVIAEVLQGNKEAYALIVNKYKGKIASILQRTLHHSHDAEDMVQEVFIKAYYSLPDYKPNCSFSAWLYRIAINRGIDELRKRKRMPSVTEMDVEVKDECPIPEEDYLEKEQRHALRQQMMTLDKNHRAILDLHYLQHLSYREIGNKLSLSVDTVRMRLSYARKKLRDQLSKPEKKGGTSL; from the coding sequence ATGCAGGACGATCGAGAGGTCATTGCGGAGGTTCTTCAAGGAAATAAAGAGGCTTATGCTCTGATCGTCAATAAATACAAGGGAAAAATCGCTTCGATTCTCCAGCGCACGCTCCATCATTCTCATGATGCCGAAGACATGGTGCAGGAGGTTTTTATCAAGGCGTACTACAGTCTGCCAGATTATAAACCCAATTGCTCCTTTTCTGCCTGGCTGTATCGAATCGCGATCAATCGCGGGATTGACGAGCTGCGAAAAAGAAAGCGGATGCCTTCCGTAACGGAGATGGATGTCGAGGTCAAAGACGAATGTCCGATCCCAGAGGAAGATTATCTGGAAAAAGAACAGCGTCATGCTTTGCGACAGCAGATGATGACACTGGACAAGAACCATAGGGCGATTCTCGATTTGCATTATCTTCAGCATTTAAGCTACCGAGAGATCGGGAACAAACTATCTTTGTCCGTAGATACCGTGAGAATGCGCCTTTCCTATGCCAGGAAAAAGCTGCGAGACCAGCTAAGCAAGCCGGAGAAAAAAGGGGGCACCTCGCTTTGA